From the Telopea speciosissima isolate NSW1024214 ecotype Mountain lineage chromosome 9, Tspe_v1, whole genome shotgun sequence genome, the window CTGTGATTTTTTCcataataaaatattcaaaattctGTAGCAATAGCCTATAGCTGCAGATTACTTGTGTAGGATGTTTGTGCGTGCCCAAGAGATTAGTCGGACTGAGGATTTGGATACCCTCATTagccccaaagaaaaaaaaaagatagtacACTTGTCTGGTAGATAGCAATGGTCCCAAGAGGGGATCtggctcctctctagggaggaGCTTAGCGCCCAGGGAGTGCTCAGGGAGGCATTTGACTGTTGGGCTGCCGTGCACACATCTCGACGTGTGTCAAGTCAGCATGTGCAGCACGTTGGGATGTGTGCATGGAAGCCCATCCGTCAGATGTCCCTGGGTACTCCCTAGGCTCTGGGCTCCCtggggctccctggagaggatccaaatcccccAAAAGGTCATGGGGAAACGGGTTTAGATTTTAGAGGGTTAAATAttagagaaaaagaactctgttcgAAAGCATGGCTCCTATGCTCAAACATGTAATtggatgaaatgaccacccaaacccctatgaaaggtgaaaatcccacCACTAGTGATGCTATCTTGTGCATTCCCATTGACCCCTATGTCGACGCAAGAGCCACACTCCGGGCAGAAAACTCCTCCCCTAAATATAATGTGGGAGAgtttattttaacaaaaatcataAAGAAGCACACCAATGATAGGGGGGACGGTTTCCTTAAGAGGACTTCTTGCTCCAAAATCCTTTTTCCTCATAAAATATATCATTTATGtacctaaaaataaataaaaaagtgaaATAACTGTAATTGCCTACCACTCTATTAGGtgagaattattttttttggtaggtgTGGATCAGCTATGTATGGGTCGACACGTGGTAAACCCAACACTAAAATCAATCAATTATGCACAATAAGCTCAATGATTAAGCTTTAGTGCTGTTTTAATCATAGATAAATCCAAGTAAGTGAGACATAACATGCATTATCAGGGACTTTGTTTTAaactctttttggtgcccaaaGAGATTAGTTCAAGCTAATGGGCCAGGATCCTCAGCAGTACCGGTGGGGCGACGGTGCACATCTGACGGTACAGCAGAGGCCAGGTCTCACATATGGCACACaaggcctctgctgtgccgctggatgtgcaccgccgccccgccggtactggagaggattttaataccaAGCGAATCCACAAGTTGTGCTGTTCTTAGCAAAACATGATTCTTACctatggtttgaggaattggtaacAGATCGATCGATCTGACCGATTCGGATTGATATTGGTGGAGATCGATACTAATCTAGGGTATTGactaagggtaaaaatgtaaataaaacctttatattttgaaatttaggGTTAAAATTGTtcgataccaattactaaacCTGAGTTGATTGGATCATTAGTCAAAACACAAACCCAAAATTAACCTGGTTGATCGAAATTAATGGCCCCTATCCTTTTTAAATCAAGGGTAGtataatgaattaataatacgggtattttggtcaacaaaaaatgtaaaataaatttaaataaaattaccaaaataccttATATAGTGAAATTTCACTGACATCTCAAGACTTACACATGGATCTAGGGATTTGGATAGGGTTCAGTTGGTACCAATATTGGCCGAATTGAGTCAGGATCAAATGGTTCGATCGGTCAGTACAGTTTAAATTCTTAACATGATACTTATCATGAAGACGAAGTGTAAAACACATTTAggttccgtttggttgcaaaggaaggGAAAATAAATATTTGCATTTCCCTGTGAAtaatatttcactttcctaaGAAATATTTAGTATTCCTTTGCAACAAataccaaaaatgaaattttttgtaataattcatttttcaaaaaaatatttatatttttttccaaaaataaggAGCCTCAAAAGATATTTTAATGGAATTTCCGTGCACCATCAGATGTACCTTTTTAGTGCACTTGAGGGGATAAAGCTCCATTTTAATGTGCAATGGTTTCAAGAACTGGAAGTCCATATCACtcttttttggatgattttttttttttatgcatgaGTGATGCCTAAGCAGGCATGCCCAATGTCCTGGGGTGCAACTTGCACCCAAAAACTAGATGGTTCACGAGATTCTGCAATTCACACACATTTCGTTCTAACATGAAAAACACATATAGCCCTAAAGTCATTAGGTGAAtttgaaatcaaacaaaaatatGTGAATTATAGTAGGCATCAACAGTGACTTTCACTATTACAACCACAGCCAGGGCatcaattccccccccccccaccaagtACTCTGTACTCTGTACTCTGAGCCACTATCTGTTCTTTGATTGTAAGAGAGGTTACTACTGAAAGTACATTCCATCAACTAAAAgtagataaagaagagaaggacTCCAATTGACTAATGATCTATATATATCTAATCTCTCATTTATTAACAAGAAGTGGATCAAGGACAGTGTGGATGGagtgaagaagaagcagcaagTAAATGATTGTTCCAATGAACCCGGCAATAAGAGCTCCGGTGACTCGGTCGCAGTACTGAGAAACTTGGCCACAGATAGGCAACCAACCGGCATGGCTATTCCCTTTCTTACCCACATATGCAATTGCTAAAGCTGCTGAAATGCTTGAAGTGAGCAGCATTGTTATAATCTACAAACACCCATAGAAGCTCATTTATTAAATCTATCCACATAAGGCAGTGtatggtatgtattcttggaatgcattttaagtcgattttgcattctcgaaagataaaaatagttgtttttatatattgttggagaatgcaaaatcaacctagtAGCTAGGCAAGAACACTAACAATGATAATTAAGGAGTTAAATTAATTACCACATCAACGGCTACAACCAATCGCCAAAGCAAACTCTCcgaaggaaggaaaagaactagaaacCCGTAAATGCTAACAATTGCATTCGCAATCACGAAAAACCTATATAAAGCTTTTAGTAACCAAaacaaacaagaagaagaagaagagaagagaacaatTTCACACAAATTAGGAAGGAAAACTTACTTGAAAGCCGGGGTAAAGCTATATTTAGCTTCGAACGATATACCGTAGATGGTAGTAGTTTGATTACTCGTCGCCATGATAATGGCGGCCGCAAGTGTTGCAGCCAAGGCTAAGAGCCTTAACAGAAGGGTGAAAATCCTCTTGGTCTTTGCCATGGCTGATAACTAGCTAGCTAATTTCAAGAACTTCAAGAAAGAATTGATGGAAGAAGGTAGATATGTTGTGTAAATGAAAAGGAGTACTACTAAGGGTGGGGtttgaaattaaataataaagcTTGTGAGGAAGAGTTAGGAAGGCAGATAGGGAGGTGGGCTGAAGTTTTGGTGCACTAGTAAGctttgtttttgttggtttttgagGAAAGAGCTCTTAAGTCTCAACGGTCTCTACCATATAGATTTAAAGCCAACTTCTTTATTCTTCATATAGTGTTGTTTAATTTCCATAGTTTCTACATTCGTGTAATATAAGGTAAGACTCTTTGGATGGAAATATATGAGAGGTGGTGGTTAAATGTCCATATCCTCTTGATAGAGACACAATGCCAACCTTAGTGCCATGTTTGCTCTTTATGTAGAATTAATTAGGACTAAGAAATTATAcactttaatttgaaatttcatCATAAACACAAAAATAGTAATCTAATAGCTCCTAGATTATGATACTAGTAGATTCAGTTCTCTTTTCTTAACACTTTGATCATTGTCATATCAAAGTATCTATATAACTAAATCATTTTGTGATCCTTCCCTCGCTCAAATTAAGATCCTCAGTCGTTAtcgttctcttttttttttggctaatcCGTGTAATACTTTATTTGTAGGGACTCAAACTTGGGACCTTGTGACCAAAGCACATTGTCCTAAACCAGCCGAGCAAACCCATGAGGGGTTAGTTGTCGTTCCTTTTAGTTCTTCTTGTAGCTATAGCTAGAGATTTACTGATGTCAGCATATCTTTGATGATGCTTAATTACCTTGAGCTCCTACAATAGCTATACAACTGTTGATggtatgatgtcttgtattttgttGCTTACATTAAtggggaagaaatttttttaggaCCACATGAGTATTTCTGTAAATGCTTGTATAGGGTTTCGGTATATATTTGTAGTGatggttctttctctgtaatcgATCTGAACGAGGTGTGAGGATGAGCGAcagtaaccctattctccattgatagtgaagcagaTTTCATTTTACCGTGGATGTAAGTAATCTTATcaaaccacataaatctttgtGTACATTGGGTGATTGTTATTTGCG encodes:
- the LOC122640569 gene encoding CASP-like protein 1C1; this translates as MAKTKRIFTLLLRLLALAATLAAAIIMATSNQTTTIYGISFEAKYSFTPAFKFFVIANAIVSIYGFLVLFLPSESLLWRLVVAVDVIITMLLTSSISAALAIAYVGKKGNSHAGWLPICGQVSQYCDRVTGALIAGFIGTIIYLLLLLHSIHTVLDPLLVNK